A single region of the Nicotiana sylvestris chromosome 6, ASM39365v2, whole genome shotgun sequence genome encodes:
- the LOC104240376 gene encoding AP2-like ethylene-responsive transcription factor At1g79700: MAKLSQQNQRNSSNNISNNANTNIITTNGSVLKVKRTRKTVPRDSPPQRSSIYRGVTRHRWTGRYEAHLWDKNCWNESQNKKGRQVYLGAYDDEGTAAHAYDLAALKYWGSETILNFPLSTYEKEIIEMEGQSREEYIGSLRRKSSGFSRGVSKYRGVARHHHNGRWEARIGRVFATQEEAATAYDMAAIEYRGLNAVTNFDLSRYIKWLKPNNNNTIDQPNPNVETNMIPTPNHSIGSTSTTTTTTSASTSASTTLIYSHFQLTSNTTIPDVSVTQTQPPSATSALGLLLQSTKFKEMMEMTVATECPPEPVEFSDPPQSTFPEDIKTYFDTQEFGNFGHDQGEDMNIFNEINSFMQPLLQFDFNA, translated from the exons ATGGCGAAGTTATCACAACAAAATCAAAGGAACAGTTCAAACAATATTAGTAATAATGCAAATACTAATATTATTACTACAAATGGTTCAGTTCTTAAGGTGAAAAGAACTAGAAAAACTGTTCCTAGAGATTCTCCTCCTCAACGTAGCTCCATTTATCGTGGAGTCACCag GCATCGATGGACGGGTAGATATGAAGCTCATTTATGGGATAAGAATTGCTGGAATGAATCTCAGAACAAGAAAGGAAGACAAG TTTATCTAG GTGCTTATGATGATGAAGGAACAGCTGCTCATGCTTATGATTTGGCTGCACTTAAATACTGGGGAAGTGAGACCATTCTTAATTTTCCG CTATCAACTTATGAAAAAGAAATCATAGAAATGGAGGGTCAGTCCAGAGAAGAATATATTGGATCATTGAGAAG GAAAAGCAGTGGATTCTCTAGAGGAGTTTCCAAATATCGTGGAGTAGCAAG ACATCACCATAATGGAAGATGGGAAGCTCGAATTGGCAGAGTTTTCG CTACACAAGAAGAGGCTGCAACTGCATATGATATGGCAGCTATTGAATATCGTGGACTTAATGCTGTGACAAATTTTGACCTTAGCCGTTACATCAAATGGCTAAAACCTAACAACAACAATACCATTGATCAACCAAACCCTAATGTTGAAACTAATATGattccaactccaaatcatagtATTGGATCAACCtcgaccacgaccacgaccaccTCTGCCTCTACCTCTGCCTCTACGACTCTAATTTATTCCCACTTTCAACTTACCTCGAATACCACCATCCCCGATGTCTCGGTAACTCAAACTCAGCCACCTTCTGCCACGTCAGCCCTCGGGCTATTACTCCAATCTACAAAATTCAAGGAAATGATGGAAATGACAGTGGCAACTGAGTGCCCCCCTGAACCTGTTGAGTTTTCTGATCCACCACAAAGTACTTTCCCCGAGGATATAAAAACTTATTTTGACACTCAAGAATTCGGTAATTTTGGTCATGACCAAGGAGAGGATATGAATATTTTTAATGAGATCAACTCCTTCATGCAGCCACTTTTGCAATTTGATTTTAATGCTTAA